One part of the Bacteroidota bacterium genome encodes these proteins:
- a CDS encoding rubrerythrin family protein, producing MKHTTKSNLEAAFAGESQAHMKYLIYSEKAEREGFPQIAKLFRAIAYAEKVHATNHLRLLEKINNTAANLTDAAGGENFEVSEMYPVFDAVAKLQDEKGAIKSFHYALEAEKIHEEMYLKAKELVLQGKDISEADVYVCPVCGHTVIGDAPDKCPVCGVAKEKYEKF from the coding sequence ATGAAACACACAACTAAATCAAATCTTGAGGCGGCATTTGCCGGCGAAAGTCAAGCACATATGAAATATCTTATCTATTCTGAAAAAGCAGAGAGAGAAGGATTTCCGCAAATTGCAAAATTGTTTCGGGCGATAGCTTACGCCGAAAAAGTTCACGCTACTAATCATTTACGGTTGTTGGAAAAAATTAACAACACGGCTGCAAATTTGACGGATGCTGCAGGCGGCGAGAATTTTGAAGTTTCCGAAATGTATCCTGTATTCGATGCTGTTGCTAAATTGCAAGACGAAAAAGGAGCAATAAAATCGTTTCATTATGCGTTGGAAGCAGAAAAAATTCACGAAGAAATGTACTTGAAAGCGAAGGAGCTTGTTTTACAGGGTAAAGATATTTCTGAAGCCGATGTATATGTTTGTCCTGTATGCGGTCATACTGTTATCGGAGATGCACCTGATAAATGTCCGGTGTGTGGAGTTGCTAAAGAAAAATATGAGAAGTTCTAA
- a CDS encoding DUF2148 domain-containing protein, with protein MSLIIEENIRTETIYNVAKQMAATARTAPKARGIDNLVIAIADKKEIEKISEAMKNIASRQESSSFFLRDANNILNADYLLLIGTRIKSINVQPCDLCGFPNCNEKNKQPDVPCIFNTNDLGIAIGSAVSVAANHRIDNRVMYSVGKAVVDIRLLGDDVKIVFGIPLSVSPKNPFFDRK; from the coding sequence ATGTCATTAATTATCGAAGAAAATATTAGAACAGAAACTATCTACAATGTCGCAAAGCAAATGGCTGCGACAGCAAGAACCGCACCTAAAGCTAGGGGCATCGACAATTTAGTAATCGCAATTGCCGATAAAAAGGAAATCGAAAAAATCTCTGAAGCGATGAAAAATATTGCAAGCCGGCAAGAATCGTCTTCGTTTTTCTTGAGAGATGCTAACAATATTCTAAACGCCGATTATTTATTATTAATTGGTACACGAATTAAAAGTATCAACGTTCAACCTTGCGACTTGTGCGGTTTCCCAAACTGTAACGAAAAAAATAAGCAGCCAGATGTTCCCTGCATATTCAACACGAATGATTTAGGAATTGCAATCGGGTCGGCTGTGAGTGTTGCCGCAAATCATAGAATCGACAATCGAGTTATGTATTCGGTGGGAAAAGCTGTCGTAGATATTAGATTGTTAGGCGATGATGTGAAGATTGTATTCGGAATTCCATTAAGCGTAAGTCCGAAGAATCCGTTTTTTGATAGGAAGTGA
- a CDS encoding aminotransferase class IV: protein MKVYLNGKFLEKESEKISPFNSAFLYGEGIFETLRSYNGVPFRLSDHLQRMNNSLPLFGFKIINDNQITDAISELLKINKLSSARLRITVSKHINTDEQIVLIEATEYQPTFPEYASVMISGEKLPHGVQLLMHKTTNYFYNNQVYREAKSRGYDEAIFIDNENHILEGTRTNVFFVRDGVVFTPSLHCGVLPGITRKIIFEICKELNISIEEKTLDVSEFDRCDEVFLTNSLAEVIMVKRVNEIIYKYFSITETILNEYRTRIHTD, encoded by the coding sequence ATGAAGGTTTACCTAAACGGTAAATTTTTAGAAAAAGAATCTGAAAAAATATCTCCGTTTAACTCGGCTTTTTTGTATGGCGAAGGGATTTTTGAAACTCTTCGAAGTTACAACGGTGTTCCTTTCCGACTTTCTGACCACTTACAAAGGATGAACAATTCACTTCCATTGTTTGGTTTTAAGATAATAAATGATAATCAAATTACGGATGCAATTTCAGAGTTATTAAAAATTAATAAATTGAGTTCCGCACGTTTACGAATTACGGTAAGCAAACACATTAATACCGATGAACAAATAGTTTTGATTGAGGCAACTGAATATCAGCCCACTTTCCCTGAATATGCATCTGTTATGATCTCGGGAGAAAAACTTCCACACGGTGTTCAATTGCTGATGCACAAAACGACTAACTATTTTTATAACAATCAAGTATATCGTGAAGCAAAATCGCGAGGATACGATGAAGCAATCTTTATAGATAATGAAAACCATATACTCGAAGGAACACGCACGAATGTTTTTTTTGTTAGAGATGGAGTTGTCTTCACTCCATCGCTTCATTGTGGAGTATTACCGGGAATAACTCGGAAAATTATTTTTGAGATTTGTAAGGAACTAAATATTAGTATCGAAGAGAAGACTTTAGATGTTTCAGAATTTGATAGATGCGATGAGGTATTTTTAACGAATTCGTTGGCAGAAGTCATTATGGTGAAGAGAGTAAACGAAATTATTTACAAATATTTTTCAATTACAGAAACTATATTAAATGAATATAGAACACGGATTCACACGGATTAG
- the pabB gene encoding aminodeoxychorismate synthase component I, whose amino-acid sequence MELFEINITPFELFKKLHHKSGTILLESTMQHPDLSRKSIIVTDPIAIISFENGELFNYKGGGRNKITEEPLEYLKSILNQYKINEDVEDFSGGLVGYFSYDFGCSFENVRLTKPHSTLLPDFFFGVYEWGLNYDHYKKEWRISGVGDIKKAAENILVSIKNKFENYSQPFVEIPIKKNNIHSNISHNDYLSAVKRVKEYIAAGDIYQVNFSQQFSGEINLPPLAVYERLRELNPAPFSALMCVGENDWVLSSSPELFIDVQRKNVETRPIKGTIRRGKTPEEDEKLKRELFNSPKDNAELLMIVDLERNDLNRVCKPGSVNVSDLKMVETYASVHHLVANICGELRNDCDVFDLIVSAFPGGSITGAPKIRAMQIIDELEKNRRGIYTGAIGYIGFNESAKFNIAIRTMTWEKGKVTVGVGGGIVADSDPEKEYQETLHKGAAMFKALGVEVK is encoded by the coding sequence ATGGAATTATTCGAAATAAATATTACTCCCTTCGAATTGTTTAAGAAACTGCATCACAAAAGCGGAACGATTCTCTTGGAAAGCACTATGCAGCATCCTGACTTGAGCAGAAAGTCAATCATCGTTACAGATCCGATTGCTATAATCAGTTTTGAAAATGGAGAATTGTTCAATTATAAGGGGGGGGGCAGAAATAAAATTACAGAAGAGCCACTTGAATATTTAAAATCTATTTTGAATCAATACAAAATTAATGAAGATGTTGAAGATTTTTCAGGTGGGCTCGTAGGATACTTTAGTTATGATTTCGGATGTTCATTCGAGAATGTGAGACTGACAAAACCCCATTCAACATTACTACCTGATTTTTTTTTTGGCGTTTACGAGTGGGGATTAAATTACGATCATTATAAAAAAGAATGGAGAATTTCGGGCGTTGGGGATATAAAAAAAGCAGCAGAAAATATTTTAGTCTCAATAAAAAATAAATTTGAAAATTATTCTCAACCGTTTGTTGAAATTCCTATCAAGAAAAATAATATACATTCGAATATATCACACAATGATTATCTCTCTGCGGTGAAAAGAGTAAAAGAATATATTGCCGCAGGCGACATCTATCAGGTAAATTTTTCACAGCAATTTTCGGGAGAGATAAACCTTCCTCCGTTGGCTGTATATGAGCGATTGCGGGAATTGAATCCCGCCCCGTTTTCGGCTCTGATGTGTGTCGGTGAAAATGATTGGGTGCTGAGTTCCTCACCTGAATTATTTATTGATGTTCAAAGAAAAAATGTTGAAACTCGACCGATTAAAGGGACTATTCGGCGTGGAAAAACTCCCGAAGAAGATGAAAAATTAAAACGAGAGTTGTTCAACAGTCCGAAAGACAATGCCGAGCTTTTGATGATTGTAGATTTGGAAAGGAACGATTTAAACAGAGTTTGCAAACCCGGAAGTGTTAATGTTTCTGATTTGAAGATGGTTGAAACTTATGCAAGTGTGCATCATCTTGTTGCAAATATTTGCGGAGAGTTGCGTAATGATTGTGATGTTTTCGATTTAATTGTGTCGGCATTTCCCGGCGGTTCGATAACAGGGGCACCAAAAATCCGGGCGATGCAGATTATCGATGAACTTGAGAAAAACAGACGAGGGATTTACACAGGTGCGATCGGATATATAGGTTTTAATGAATCTGCAAAATTTAATATTGCTATTCGTACTATGACTTGGGAAAAGGGTAAAGTTACCGTTGGAGTTGGAGGTGGAATAGTAGCCGACAGCGACCCCGAGAAAGAATATCAGGAAACTTTGCATAAAGGTGCGGCGATGTTTAAAGCACTTGGCGTGGAGGTAAAATGA
- a CDS encoding MBL fold metallo-hydrolase RNA specificity domain-containing protein, producing MIKLSDTTEEIKVACEVQSFRLSSHSNREELIDVVKRLKPKTVILVHGEKDGYDWMGKEILTRFPKMRVILPEVGKEYNIGR from the coding sequence GTGATTAAACTTAGCGATACGACTGAAGAAATAAAAGTTGCCTGCGAGGTCCAGTCGTTCAGATTAAGTTCCCACTCAAACCGCGAAGAATTAATTGATGTTGTAAAGCGATTAAAACCGAAAACGGTAATATTAGTCCACGGTGAAAAAGATGGATACGATTGGATGGGAAAAGAAATACTGACTCGATTCCCTAAGATGCGTGTTATTTTACCGGAGGTTGGAAAAGAATACAACATTGGAAGGTGA